In Lapillicoccus jejuensis, the DNA window CTCGACGCCCCCGGCACGACGACCCAGGCGCGGCCCTCGAAGAGGTCGGCGCGCGCGGCCATCGCTCCGCTGCGCTCGCGGCCGGCCATCGGGTGCGAGCCGACGTAGCGGGTCAGGTCGGCCCCGGCCGCCGCGACGGCGGCGGCCACCGCCTCCTTGACGGAGGCGACGTCCGTGACGACGGCGCCCGGCCAGCGGTCCAGCTCGGCGGCGACGACCGGGCCGGCGACGTCGGGTGGGGCCGCGACGACGACGAGGTCGGGCTCCGGGTCGTCGGCCGAGGCCAGCCGGCCCGCCCCGAGGTCGCGGGCGAGGGCCGACGCGGTCGGGGACGGGTCGTGCAGCACGACGTCGTACCCGGCGCGGGTCAGCGCGATGCCGAGGCTCGCGCCGATGAGGCCCGTCCCGACGACGCGGACGCGCCCGGCGCCGGTGTCGTCGGCCACCGTCACATCCCGGCGGCCGTGTAGAGCTGGCCCACTTCCTCGCGGGTGAGCCGGCGGTAGCGCCCGGACTTGAGGCTGCCCAGGTGGATCGGCCCGACCTGGGTGCGCACGAGGGTGATGACCGGGTGCCCGACGGCGTCGAGCAGGCGCCTCACCACGTGCTTCTTGCCCTCGTGGAGCACGAGCTCGACCAGGGCCTTGCCGGGCTGGCTGTCGACGAGCCGGAACGAGTCGACCGCGACGACGCCGTCCTCGAGCTCGACGCCGTCGCGCAGCCGTCGACCGAGGTCGCGCGGGATCGGGGCCGGCACCTGCGCGAGGTAGGTCTTCGGGACGCCGTACGCCGGGTGCTGCAACCGGTGGGCGAGGTCGCCGTCGTTGGTGAGCAGCAGCAGCCCCTCGGTGTCGGCGTCGAGCCGGCCGACGTGGAAGAGGCGCTCGGGCCGGTCGCCGACGTAGTCCGCCAGCGAGACCCGCCCGAGGTCGTCACTCATCGTCGAGACGACCTTGAGTGGCTTGTTGAAGGCGAGGTAGACCCGTGACTCGTCGAGGTTGACCCGCGTGCCGTCGACGTGGACGGTCTGCCGGTCCGGGTCGACCCGGACGCCGAGCTCGGTGACGACGTGGCCGTCGACCTGGACGCGGCCGGCTGCGATGAGGTTCTCGCAGGTGCGGCGCGAGCCGACCCCGGCGCCGGCCAGCAGCTTCTGCAGGCGCACGCCGTCCGGGTCGTGGACGTCGACCTGCGCGTCGTCGTCGCGGCGCTGCGGCAGCCGGGTCGGCTGGCCCGGCCGGGTGTTGCCCGCGAAGCGCGGGCCCTTGCCGCCCTGACCGGTGGTCGGGCGCGCCGAGCCGGGTTTGGCGGTGCGCTTGCCCAGCGGGGTCCTGCCCTCGGCGGGCTTCTTGGCGAACGGCTTTCCCGAGGAGGACTTCCCGGAGGACGGCTTACCCG includes these proteins:
- a CDS encoding pseudouridine synthase, whose amino-acid sequence is MSPQPGRGAGGQGRGRPGGRPGGSSSGKPSSGKPFAGKSSSGKPSSGKSSSGKPFAKKPAEGRTPLGKRTAKPGSARPTTGQGGKGPRFAGNTRPGQPTRLPQRRDDDAQVDVHDPDGVRLQKLLAGAGVGSRRTCENLIAAGRVQVDGHVVTELGVRVDPDRQTVHVDGTRVNLDESRVYLAFNKPLKVVSTMSDDLGRVSLADYVGDRPERLFHVGRLDADTEGLLLLTNDGDLAHRLQHPAYGVPKTYLAQVPAPIPRDLGRRLRDGVELEDGVVAVDSFRLVDSQPGKALVELVLHEGKKHVVRRLLDAVGHPVITLVRTQVGPIHLGSLKSGRYRRLTREEVGQLYTAAGM